The genome window ACGATCCTTGGATGGGTGACACGCCTGCAGCCAAGACAGCTGGTTCTGAAACGAAACACCACAGACAACATCCTGTTCACAATTCATGCATGTTTAGTGTGTAATCTAATCGGCAACAGGCCTTTGAAGTTGAAGCTTAACCACATGTCAAAACTTCCAAGACTTTTGAGACTGCTCATAATTTTATAAAACAACATATGTAGTCACAATGTCCAGAATAATGTGTAGTATTTAAGATGTGTTTGCATTTACTCCAGTGATTGCTTGTTGTAGGCTTTCATCCTCGTCATCGCTTGTCAGAGTGTCGTTTTGTGGGAGGCTCATGCTGGCGTTGCACCTCCCACTATCGTCACTATCACTGCTCCCTGTGGAGGGAGGGCCTTGGAGAAGCTCCTCCCACATTGTGTCATCGGTGTCGGAGGCAGGACGAGAGCCCACGCTCGGCCTGAGACGCTCCACCTCACGGGGCTTCACCTTGATAAAGGCTTCACTCCCGTCCTGAGCAAATTAAACCAGAGGCAGTGTTCTGTATGCGACATTGAAGTTACTTCACATCAAATCTCTAAAACAAAACTAGACAAATTACTATTAAATAAACTGCTAATTCAGTGCCATCTCTGAAGCAAAGCCTAGAATTGTAATTTGCATCTTCCACATCAGGCTTTATTAATGTATGTGCTTCTTAAATTCCCCAGAAGCTTGCTGTACATTAAAAATCCATTAAGCAACTTTGATGGTATACAGTGAAGTTTACCTGAGGCCTCGGTGTAATTACGGGGTCAGACTTTTGGTTTCTTTTCCGAATAGACGGTAGTGATGCAGGAGCTGTAGTGGTGTTTCTTTCACTGTGAAATGGTATTTGTGTTACTTCCAGCGGTTGTattccttcctcttcctcactgGAGAGCTCATCAGAATCCCTAAATCCTGACTTTCCTTTGTTCTGTAAAACATCatcacaaatatatatatatacatatacatatatatacatatatatacatatttttttttaaagcatgcaCATGAATTTTACAAACACTGACTACTATATATATGCATGTATTATttatatgaataaattcttaCAACAGCACAAGGCGAGAGGAGGTAGACTTACACCTAAAAGCATTAACAGGATGGTAAATCTATATCAAGCAAGCAGACCATATTTACAGTTCAGTCATTTAGACACAGcaattaaaaatactttttaaggGAAATTTCAAACTAGTTTGGcacttatccatccatccataacCTATCCACCACATCTGACTGACATTTTTTGACTCTAAAGATCGAGTAGAGATGAGAAACTGTACCATTCTCTCCTCTTTCCTGTATAAATGCTGGTTTTCTTCAAACTGCCAGCAGCCCAGCAGCTCCGCCTCCCCACTGTTGTTCTTTTCTTCAGATTTCTTCAACCCTCTGTTCTTTCTTGGCCTAAAGGAGAGAAAGTCAAAAGACAAGTCAAAGGTAAATGATGGTAATTACCGtcttttgacatttttattatttacattagTATATTAAATAATGACATTATAATTAGTTTATATTTAACATGCACAACAAAAGGGATTTTCATGTGAGATCTGTTTTCATGTACAGCATAACCTGGGATGTGAGAGCCACATCACATATTGTACATGAAATACGAAGAAAAGCAGTTAATACAGTAACTCTCTCAAaagcaaatgaaagaaaatgtagCAAATGATCAGTGTCATGAGAAGTCATACtgaatattacagtttttttatATGGAGATGTTGTTCATAATAGTTATGTAACATTAAATAAGTTAACAATGATAAGGCAAATCTCACGTGACAACCTCTGAGGGACTTGACTTCATGGTACAGGTGCATGTTTAGGAGTAGTGTTTCGGGTCTATCTGCATGTTTAACATGGAACTTTATGCATGAGCCACAaggagtgtgagtgtgtttctgtgttagtCTAACCACTAAATGCGTGCAGCGCCTAACAATGAGGAAACTACCTCCTTCTGCGCGTGGGGCTGGTGGTATTGCTGGCAGCTGGACTGCCTGAGGGCCACCGGCTGGACTCAGTCGACACAATCTGGCAGTGCACGGTacccagcagcagcatcagacACATGGGTCCAAACACCTCGCTGGCAGTCGCCCTAGGGACCTCGAAGTACAGCAGCACCGCTGCCACTGAGGGGAGCAAAACATTTTGcaacagcaaacaaaacagTCTCTTAGGGGAGACATTATAACAGAATTCATGCTTACTAATGAGGTCTCTTCTGTGCTCCTCAGGTGTGATGGGTAACAAGTTTAGTGTTGCATATAAATGAATGTAAGCTGTGTTGAATAGCTGGCGAATTGAGCCTGCAGCAATAGATCTAACTTCATGAACCACAAACAGAGCATATCGAGACCTGTGTACTTTCTTCAATTAAAAATACGTAATCAAACAACctaaacaaaaccaacaaaatcaAACTTATTTGGAAAggagtgtgcatgtgtctggGTGCTTGCAGGCAACAATTTGAAGACACGGTCACAGTAAAATACTCCTGATGTTTCCACCAATTGCTTTCAGGGAGTTAAGGTGGACTGGAATTAATCAGTGAGTGGTTGTGAGAGAGGGCATGCTGCTTTTTTGGCGGTTGTTAGTGCATTTCTGCAGCCCAGATTTTGAACTGTTGGCCAAGGGGGCGACAATCCAAATGGCACAACTGAAGAGTTTTTATGTGTCATGTGGCAGCTGCTGTGTGACGGTAAGGCTCCACAACATTTAAACCAGAGCTATCATGTGTTTCTATTATCAGTATTAGAAGCAGAATCGGAATACTTGAATCCCACAGTTGGTCACGGTTGTTCCAAGACAGTGAGATCAGTAACTAACTAAACTAAATcaaataatatattaaaaagttataaaatataacaaaatagtCTATTCTTGCATAGATCTGCAACTAACACATATTTCAGTAATTGACATAAAGCAATTTGCCCTTGGGAAATTATTAACGTTTTTTCTGATTCTGTGTATTTtgattaaagaaataaacacaaagacgCATTCAGCCATTCGGTTTGGTTAGCTCTTCCAGCACACGAATGCTGACTTATGCTGTTAAAGAAGAGTTTTCTATTCTTCACTGAAACTCTTCTCTAAGCAGATACAAAGTTATTTATCCAGTAAATTAAAAACTGTTCTGATGCATGGAACCTGGTCTAGGTTGAATGTCTACACTGATGTTTGAGTTGAGGTCAGTCTTGTTTTAAGGCTATAGTTGCAAGATGAGTGGTGGTGAGCTAACCTTGCATAATGTAGAGCATGAGGATACATGAGGAGATGGACATGGAGGTCACCTGGATCCACCACTGGAAGAAGAACGGGAACAGCAGCACTCTGACCAGACCCTTTCGAGTCAGCGCTGTCCATGGACTCTCTGGTTTGGCTTTGCTAAATGTAGATCCTGATGGGATGAAAGGGGTGGTCTGTTAAAACTACATTTACTAAGTGATGGAGCAAGGTTAAAGTAAAGAAGAGATTAAACAGAGCCAGATAAAGCActgcacatacatatatacattgCATAGTTTATCTGCTTGACAAGAAACCTGGAGAAATGTctcaaatacatttcaaaacaattAATGCTCCTTATTCACACTCACCTCTTACTAAATCAACATCAATAAGGTCTGGCTTGATGTGCCCCGTCTTCTTTGGTTTGCTGTCCAAACCCTATATAAATAGTAAGGGCTTCTTACTCAACTTAGAGGTCAAATGCactaaaaatacacaaacatttattcCATTAAAGAGAAAAATGAGTATCTTACATTTAGATCGGCTTTCTCAAGAGATTTCTCCCAGATTTGTTGATCATATGCCCCGATCtataacaaaatataattcTTCTAATTATCTtaattcaaagaaaacacaagagGTGATAATAACAACTAAATGATCAAACAAAACCATGTCCAGTTAAATCTATGGAAAGCTTGTGTGATATAaccacacttttgtttttatttaaatcaatttttCTAAGGAGTAAGGGAACAAAGAGGTAAAGGAAATGATTTAATAAATTGTGAGATGTAAGGATGTAAATCAGAGCATATGGATTCAAGATTGAATGACTATGAATTAAATTATTACAATTGTAATAACAGCCACTTCAAAATAAATCAGATTAATAGTAACAGTAATTAGGTTTAGCAGAGTTTTTAATGTACTAAGTAGTAAACAAGTAAGTAAAGAACCACAAACAAGGCTCATTACATATCTTACGTTATATTACTAGACTTTACTAGTAAAGTATATAGTATAGGTTTGTAACAAGTGATGAGTTTCTAAGACTTTCCTAAATGACACTAACTGTACTGGATGTGTTGCGCTTACCTTTTCTTGGTACCAGGCTATTGTTGCCATTGTTATTAGACAGG of Maylandia zebra isolate NMK-2024a linkage group LG5, Mzebra_GT3a, whole genome shotgun sequence contains these proteins:
- the phtf1 gene encoding putative homeodomain transcription factor 1; translation: MATIAWYQEKIGAYDQQIWEKSLEKADLNGLDSKPKKTGHIKPDLIDVDLVRGSTFSKAKPESPWTALTRKGLVRVLLFPFFFQWWIQVTSMSISSCILMLYIMQVAAVLLYFEVPRATASEVFGPMCLMLLLGTVHCQIVSTESSRWPSGSPAASNTTSPTRRRRPRKNRGLKKSEEKNNSGEAELLGCWQFEENQHLYRKEERMNKGKSGFRDSDELSSEEEEGIQPLEVTQIPFHSERNTTTAPASLPSIRKRNQKSDPVITPRPQDGSEAFIKVKPREVERLRPSVGSRPASDTDDTMWEELLQGPPSTGSSDSDDSGRCNASMSLPQNDTLTSDDEDESLQQAITGNQLSWLQACHPSKDRVSAIIWEQGECKKAEMSVLEISGIILTRVKLVEQGMGYLVLGGLITVTLALLPFAFRLAQRLDMPGLSSLPLSELIEIAVGPLNTQAHAFFFITTVQRICLTGLFFFMMCVAERTYKQRLLFAKFFSHLTSARKAKKSEIPHFRLKKVQNIKMWLSLRSFLRRRGPQRSVDVIVSTIFLLALSISFIICAQLLQSHKTFLESLMNWELMVWCASLVLFLLRLATLGSETNSKYSNSSVLLTEQINLYLRMEKKPNKKEELSIVNNVLKLATKLMKELDTPFRLLGLTVNPLIYNITKVVILSAVSAVVSDLLGFNIRLWKIKP